Proteins encoded together in one Nocardioides marinisabuli window:
- a CDS encoding phytoene desaturase family protein, whose protein sequence is MSAPTPGSPGSPGSPGSRGHDAVVVGAGHNGLVAANLLADAGWSVLVLEQQDQVGGAVRSDTEVHPGFVHDTFSAFYPFAAASPVIARLGLEEHGLRWQHPPAPLGHPFPDGGWALVHPDREDTAAGLEAEHPGDGEAWLDLCRTWDRVGGPLLGALLDPFPPVRGAPGCCRGCRGPAACTWCASCSPRPARSARSASAGAAHAPSSPAARATPTSRSTRPARGPSG, encoded by the coding sequence GTGAGCGCCCCCACTCCTGGCAGTCCCGGCAGTCCCGGCAGCCCCGGCAGCCGCGGTCACGACGCCGTCGTCGTGGGCGCCGGCCACAACGGCCTGGTCGCCGCCAACCTGCTCGCCGACGCGGGTTGGTCGGTGCTGGTGCTCGAGCAGCAGGACCAGGTGGGCGGCGCGGTGCGCAGCGACACCGAGGTGCACCCGGGCTTCGTGCACGACACCTTCAGCGCGTTCTACCCGTTCGCGGCCGCCTCCCCCGTCATCGCCCGCCTCGGGCTGGAGGAGCACGGGCTGCGCTGGCAGCACCCGCCGGCCCCGCTGGGCCACCCCTTCCCCGACGGGGGCTGGGCCTTGGTGCACCCCGACCGCGAGGACACCGCGGCCGGCCTCGAGGCCGAGCACCCCGGCGACGGCGAGGCGTGGCTCGACCTGTGCCGCACCTGGGACCGGGTCGGAGGTCCGCTGCTGGGCGCGCTGCTCGACCCCTTCCCGCCCGTGCGCGGGGCGCCCGGCTGCTGTCGCGGCTGCCGGGGGCCGGCGGCCTGCACCTGGTGCGCGAGCTGCTCACCCCGGCCGGCTCGTTCGGCGCGCAGCGCTTCGGCGGGCGCGGCGCACGCACCCTCATCGCCGGCAGCGCGGGCCACGCCGACATCCCGCTCGACGCGACCGGCTCGGGGGCCTTCGGGCTGA
- a CDS encoding sensor histidine kinase — MAHERGTATADTGPRAGRSSLADAGTAKRALTALRTVSDADLADLLALAADLTGVEVAALAVADDDRFHYPVTVGTDPSAMASAEAMCRLARGVPGLVEVTDTTLDPDLRDSPLVTGEVASVRYYASVPLSTAAGDEVGRFSLFGSRPHHLDGEQRRVVSTLAVAANRILELRLRRLAPTQVPTADALAVAAQVSHDLQSPLATLTMSLGMLQGGGLDAATYASVLAMAVRSVERMSGMVEGTLRLHDLAHEPPRHEVVDLRDLVEQLVADEHDQWDRTGGSVDVGPLPRVVGDPAQVTLVLQNLLQNARKFARPGHPPEVAVRAAREGDRVRVTVRDTGVGIPVEHRSRVFDLFARSGEAQGHGIGLATVARIVHAHGGRCGVEDLPEGAGAALWFELPAA; from the coding sequence ATGGCGCACGAGCGCGGCACCGCCACGGCGGACACCGGCCCGCGGGCCGGGCGGAGCAGCCTGGCCGACGCCGGCACCGCGAAGCGGGCGCTGACGGCGCTGCGCACGGTCTCCGACGCCGACCTCGCCGACCTGCTCGCCCTGGCCGCCGACCTGACCGGCGTCGAGGTGGCCGCCCTGGCCGTCGCCGACGACGACCGGTTCCACTACCCCGTCACGGTCGGCACCGACCCCTCCGCCATGGCCTCCGCCGAGGCGATGTGCCGCCTCGCCCGCGGTGTCCCCGGTCTCGTCGAGGTCACCGACACCACGCTCGACCCGGACCTGCGCGACTCTCCCCTCGTCACCGGGGAGGTGGCGTCGGTGCGCTACTACGCCTCGGTGCCGCTGAGCACCGCGGCGGGTGACGAGGTCGGGCGCTTCTCCCTCTTCGGCAGCCGCCCGCACCACCTCGACGGCGAGCAGCGGCGGGTGGTGAGCACCCTGGCGGTCGCCGCCAACCGCATCCTCGAGCTGCGCCTGCGCCGACTGGCGCCGACCCAGGTGCCCACCGCCGACGCCCTGGCGGTCGCGGCCCAGGTCAGTCACGACCTCCAGTCGCCCCTGGCGACCCTGACGATGAGCCTGGGGATGCTGCAGGGTGGTGGCCTCGACGCGGCCACCTACGCCTCGGTGCTGGCGATGGCGGTCCGGTCGGTCGAGCGGATGAGCGGCATGGTCGAGGGCACCCTGCGCCTGCACGACCTGGCCCACGAGCCGCCGCGGCACGAGGTCGTCGACCTGCGCGACCTCGTCGAGCAGCTGGTCGCCGACGAGCACGACCAGTGGGACCGCACCGGCGGCAGCGTCGACGTGGGCCCGCTGCCCCGGGTGGTCGGCGACCCCGCCCAGGTGACCCTGGTGCTGCAGAACCTGCTCCAGAACGCCCGTAAGTTCGCCCGGCCCGGGCACCCGCCCGAGGTCGCGGTGCGCGCCGCCCGCGAGGGCGACCGGGTGCGGGTGACCGTGCGCGACACCGGCGTGGGCATCCCGGTGGAGCACCGCTCCCGGGTCTTCGACCTCTTCGCGCGCTCCGGCGAGGCGCAGGGCCACGGCATCGGTCTGGCCACGGTCGCGCGGATCGTGCACGCCCACGGGGGCCGGTGCGGCGTCGAGGACCTCCCCGAGGGCGCCGGCGCGGCGTTGTGGTTCGAGCTGCCCGCCGCCTGA
- a CDS encoding phytoene desaturase family protein produces MSPATPSRSHYDVAVVGGGHNGLTAAAYLARAGLSVVVLERLDHTGGAAVSAPAFSGHDVRLSRYSYLVSVMPDELMRDLDLDVRLASRRTASYTPTLRGGTPGGLMVQRPEGEETARSFRDLTGGDDEYAAWCDFYAGVGRLAEAVAPTLLSPLPHERDLREQVDPTIWRDVVERPLAEAIERRFHDDTVRGVVGTDALIGTFASLHDPSLVQNRCFLYHLIGNGTGEWRVPVGGMGAVTDALARSAVGAGAEVLTSAGVSAIRPGEGGPAEVDVHNGAGPLTLTADTVLANVAPWVLRILLGEGEDPASKPVGAQLKINLLLERLPRLRSGVDPEEAFAGTLHLAEDYSQIERAYADAAAGRVPTQMPGEVYCHSLSDPSILGSAAPGTHTMTYFGLHTPATLFERDAAATKQLAVERALAALDEHLVEPISSVVARDAEGNPCIEAKIPQDIEADLAMPGGHIFHGDLDWPWAPNRARLDTPAQQWGVATGVDQVLLCGSGSRRGGAVSGLGGHNAAQAVLAAR; encoded by the coding sequence ATGAGCCCCGCCACCCCCTCTCGCAGCCACTACGACGTCGCCGTGGTCGGCGGCGGACACAACGGCCTCACGGCCGCCGCCTACCTCGCCCGGGCCGGGCTCTCGGTGGTGGTGCTCGAGCGCCTCGACCACACCGGGGGCGCCGCCGTCTCCGCCCCCGCGTTCAGCGGGCACGACGTGCGGCTCTCGCGCTACTCCTACCTGGTCTCGGTCATGCCCGACGAGCTGATGCGCGACCTCGACCTCGACGTGCGGCTCGCCTCGCGCCGCACGGCGTCGTACACCCCCACCCTGCGCGGGGGCACGCCCGGCGGGCTGATGGTCCAGCGCCCCGAGGGCGAGGAGACCGCCCGCTCCTTCCGCGACCTGACCGGCGGCGACGACGAGTACGCCGCCTGGTGCGACTTCTACGCCGGTGTGGGCCGCCTCGCCGAGGCCGTCGCCCCGACGCTGCTCTCCCCGCTGCCCCACGAGCGCGACCTGCGCGAGCAGGTCGACCCCACGATCTGGCGCGACGTCGTCGAGCGGCCGCTGGCCGAGGCCATCGAGCGCCGCTTCCACGACGACACCGTGCGCGGCGTCGTCGGCACCGACGCCCTGATCGGCACCTTCGCCTCGCTGCACGACCCGTCGCTCGTGCAGAACCGGTGCTTCCTCTACCACCTGATCGGCAACGGCACCGGCGAGTGGCGGGTGCCGGTCGGCGGGATGGGCGCGGTCACCGACGCCCTGGCCCGTTCGGCGGTCGGCGCCGGCGCCGAGGTCCTCACCTCGGCCGGCGTGTCGGCGATCCGGCCCGGCGAGGGCGGGCCCGCCGAGGTCGACGTCCACAACGGCGCGGGGCCGCTGACCCTGACGGCCGACACGGTGCTGGCCAACGTGGCGCCCTGGGTGCTGCGCATCCTGCTCGGCGAGGGCGAGGACCCCGCCTCCAAGCCGGTGGGCGCCCAGCTCAAGATCAACCTGCTCCTCGAGCGCCTGCCGCGACTGCGCTCGGGCGTCGACCCCGAGGAGGCGTTCGCCGGCACCCTGCACCTCGCCGAGGACTACTCGCAGATCGAGCGGGCCTACGCCGACGCCGCCGCCGGCCGCGTGCCGACCCAGATGCCGGGCGAGGTCTACTGCCACTCGCTGAGCGACCCCTCGATCCTGGGGTCGGCGGCCCCGGGCACGCACACGATGACCTACTTCGGCCTGCACACCCCCGCGACCCTCTTCGAGCGCGACGCCGCGGCCACCAAGCAGCTGGCCGTCGAGCGCGCGCTCGCGGCGCTCGACGAGCACCTGGTCGAGCCGATCTCGTCGGTCGTGGCCCGCGACGCCGAGGGCAACCCGTGCATCGAGGCCAAGATCCCCCAGGACATCGAGGCCGACCTGGCCATGCCCGGCGGACACATCTTCCACGGCGACCTCGACTGGCCCTGGGCGCCCAACCGGGCCCGGCTCGACACCCCCGCCCAGCAGTGGGGCGTGGCCACCGGTGTCGACCAGGTCCTGCTCTGCGGGTCCGGCAGCCGTCGTGGCGGCGCCGTGTCGGGGCTGGGCGGGCACAACGCCGCCCAGGCGGTGCTGGCCGCGCGTTGA
- a CDS encoding ATP-binding protein, producing the protein MPTSPSVTGWTSRWQVRVAALLALIVVLGLGAVRASSADGHVIGIWPVGAATGVLVLAPRRRAPVLLAVVLVLALLTLSVAHRPPAVVVGYAVTIAVETWVVARLLLAGGEGAWRLRTDADLRRYLGACLLGGLLALVGGALTSAVAGFGDPGFVGLALGASHVASQLALTPLWARLPTHGSIARRPEQVLQWSVLLVVAPAVLVPQMVPSVVFVLVPLLAWSALRVSPRAALAQMVAVLAFAVLMTTADRGPFADVPVLLDLPRDVRAVLLAAFAATCALIVVPLLLRVGESVEAARAAAAERDTLDRIVRSATGMAIVGADRDGRITLFNPGAERLLGWSAAEVMGCSTQVLHTPAQITAKARELGVADDFAAVSARMMEPDMAGGDIGFVRKDGVERTHSMTLGRITDEAGRVLGYVSTSEDVTDRVAAEEALRDALARMQEVDAVKDAFVSSVSHELRTPITSIQGYLELLDDGSFGELTPPQRTAVTKVAANSGRLLTLIDDLLTLSRVQEDGLGLDDKVLDLGEVVRTGCAVVAPGGDRAGVALSVEAPGEPVPFLGNRDMLERVVINLVGNAVKFTPRGGRADVALRHDARGSVLTVSDTGIGIPLAEQERLFTRFFRSSLAQAQAIPGSGLGLSIAHSVVTQHGGTLRAESEPGAGATFVVELPAMV; encoded by the coding sequence GTGCCGACGAGCCCGAGCGTCACCGGCTGGACCAGCCGCTGGCAGGTCCGCGTCGCCGCGCTGCTGGCCCTGATCGTCGTGCTCGGCCTCGGCGCGGTGCGCGCCTCGTCGGCCGACGGGCACGTGATCGGCATCTGGCCGGTCGGCGCCGCGACCGGGGTGCTGGTGCTCGCCCCGCGCCGCCGTGCACCGGTGCTGCTCGCCGTGGTGCTGGTGCTGGCGCTGCTGACGCTCTCGGTGGCGCACCGTCCGCCGGCGGTGGTCGTCGGCTACGCCGTGACGATCGCGGTGGAGACGTGGGTGGTCGCCCGGCTCCTGCTGGCCGGCGGTGAGGGCGCGTGGCGGCTGCGCACCGACGCCGACCTGCGCCGCTACCTGGGCGCCTGCCTGCTCGGAGGGCTGCTGGCCCTCGTCGGCGGTGCGCTGACCTCGGCGGTCGCCGGCTTCGGCGACCCGGGCTTCGTGGGGCTGGCCCTCGGTGCCTCGCACGTCGCCTCGCAGCTGGCACTGACCCCGTTGTGGGCGCGGCTGCCCACGCACGGCTCGATCGCGCGGCGTCCCGAGCAGGTGCTGCAGTGGAGCGTGCTGCTGGTCGTCGCACCCGCCGTCCTCGTGCCCCAGATGGTGCCCTCGGTGGTCTTCGTGCTGGTCCCGCTGCTGGCGTGGAGCGCGCTGCGGGTCAGCCCGCGGGCGGCCCTGGCGCAGATGGTCGCGGTGCTCGCCTTCGCGGTGCTGATGACCACGGCCGACCGCGGCCCCTTCGCCGACGTCCCGGTCCTGCTCGACCTGCCGCGCGACGTGCGCGCCGTCCTGCTCGCCGCGTTCGCCGCCACCTGTGCCCTGATCGTGGTGCCGCTGCTGCTGCGCGTGGGGGAGAGCGTCGAGGCCGCCCGCGCCGCAGCCGCCGAGCGCGACACCCTGGACCGCATCGTGCGCAGCGCCACTGGGATGGCCATCGTCGGTGCCGACCGGGACGGTCGCATCACGCTCTTCAACCCGGGGGCCGAGCGGCTGCTGGGCTGGTCGGCCGCCGAGGTCATGGGCTGCTCGACACAGGTCCTGCACACGCCCGCGCAGATCACCGCCAAGGCACGCGAGCTCGGGGTCGCCGACGACTTCGCAGCCGTGTCGGCGCGGATGATGGAGCCCGACATGGCCGGCGGCGACATCGGCTTCGTGCGCAAGGACGGGGTCGAGCGCACCCACTCGATGACCCTGGGGCGCATCACCGATGAGGCGGGCCGCGTGCTGGGCTACGTGAGCACCTCCGAGGACGTCACCGACCGCGTCGCCGCCGAGGAGGCGCTGCGCGACGCCCTCGCCCGGATGCAGGAGGTCGATGCCGTCAAGGACGCCTTCGTCTCGAGCGTCAGCCACGAGCTGCGCACCCCCATCACCAGCATCCAGGGCTACCTCGAGCTGCTCGACGACGGCTCGTTCGGCGAGCTGACGCCCCCGCAGCGCACGGCGGTCACGAAGGTCGCGGCCAACAGCGGGCGGCTGCTGACCCTCATCGACGACCTGCTGACCCTCTCGCGGGTCCAGGAGGACGGGCTCGGCCTCGACGACAAGGTGCTCGACCTCGGCGAGGTCGTGCGCACCGGCTGCGCGGTGGTGGCGCCGGGCGGCGACCGCGCCGGGGTGGCGCTGAGCGTCGAGGCGCCGGGGGAGCCGGTGCCGTTCCTGGGCAACCGCGACATGCTCGAGCGGGTCGTGATCAACCTGGTGGGCAACGCGGTCAAGTTCACCCCGCGGGGCGGCCGGGCCGACGTGGCGCTGCGACACGACGCCCGGGGCAGCGTCCTCACCGTCTCCGACACAGGGATCGGCATCCCGCTGGCCGAGCAGGAGCGGCTCTTCACCCGGTTCTTCCGCTCCTCGCTGGCGCAGGCGCAGGCCATCCCGGGCAGCGGCCTGGGGCTCTCCATCGCCCACTCGGTGGTCACCCAGCACGGCGGCACGCTGCGGGCGGAGTCGGAGCCCGGGGCCGGTGCCACCTTCGTCGTCGAGCTGCCGGCGATGGTCTGA
- a CDS encoding pirin family protein, with protein MPAITVDDLTTLARLRPPGLGDQPRPVLQVNTAPQGHEGEGFPVRRAFAGIDLALLDPFIMMDQMGEVEYAPGEPRGTAWHPHRGFETVTYMIDGVFDHRDSHGGGGSITNGDTQWMTAGSGLLHIETPPEWLVQSGGLFHGIQLWVNLPREAKMSDPRYQDIRSGEVRLLSTPDAGALVRVIAGTVDGHAGPGATYTPMSLVHATVEPGARLDLPWDVEHNALVYVLSGQGTVGVEGRPVRTGQTAVLGAGDYLSVSADARQDSRTPALDVVVLGGRPIREALAWAGPFVMNTRAEVMEAYQDFQSGRFGHIPA; from the coding sequence GTGCCTGCGATCACCGTCGACGACCTCACCACCCTGGCCCGCCTGCGCCCGCCGGGGCTCGGCGACCAGCCGCGCCCGGTGCTCCAGGTCAACACCGCGCCGCAGGGCCACGAGGGCGAGGGGTTCCCGGTGCGCCGGGCCTTCGCCGGCATCGACCTGGCGCTCCTCGACCCGTTCATCATGATGGACCAGATGGGCGAGGTGGAGTACGCGCCCGGAGAGCCCCGGGGCACCGCCTGGCACCCGCACCGCGGCTTCGAGACCGTCACCTACATGATCGACGGCGTCTTCGACCACCGCGACTCCCACGGGGGCGGCGGCTCCATCACCAACGGCGACACCCAGTGGATGACCGCGGGCTCCGGCCTGCTGCACATCGAGACCCCGCCCGAGTGGCTGGTGCAGTCGGGCGGCCTCTTCCACGGCATCCAGCTGTGGGTGAACCTGCCGCGCGAGGCCAAGATGAGCGACCCGCGCTACCAGGACATCCGCTCCGGGGAGGTGCGGCTGCTCTCGACCCCCGACGCCGGGGCCCTGGTGCGGGTCATCGCCGGCACCGTCGACGGGCACGCCGGCCCGGGGGCGACGTACACGCCCATGAGCCTGGTGCACGCCACCGTCGAGCCCGGGGCACGTCTGGACCTGCCCTGGGACGTCGAGCACAACGCACTGGTCTACGTGCTCAGCGGCCAGGGCACGGTCGGGGTCGAGGGGCGCCCGGTGCGCACCGGCCAGACCGCCGTGCTCGGCGCCGGCGACTACCTCAGCGTCAGCGCCGACGCCCGCCAGGACAGCCGCACGCCGGCCCTCGACGTGGTCGTGCTCGGTGGGCGGCCGATCCGCGAGGCGCTCGCCTGGGCGGGGCCGTTCGTGATGAACACCCGCGCCGAGGTGATGGAGGCCTACCAGGACTTCCAGAGCGGGCGCTTCGGGCACATCCCTGCCTGA
- a CDS encoding GNAT family N-acetyltransferase, which translates to MPPPPVTLQRADHDDPRVVAAVRRYVGELDARFPGGFAVTEADLVDPGGHYLLALRPGTDPGTDHGADGAVDAVGVGGVRALPSTDDVPTAEVKRMWVDPSARGSGLGRLLLGALEDLARELGHRRVLLDTHLTLGEALALYDRAGYDRVERYNDNPYAQAFFAKRLD; encoded by the coding sequence GTGCCCCCGCCTCCCGTCACCCTCCAGCGCGCCGACCACGACGACCCCCGGGTCGTGGCAGCGGTACGCCGGTACGTCGGCGAGCTCGACGCCCGCTTCCCCGGTGGTTTCGCCGTCACCGAGGCCGACCTCGTCGACCCCGGCGGGCACTACCTGCTGGCGCTGCGCCCCGGTACCGACCCCGGCACCGACCACGGCGCTGACGGCGCCGTCGACGCGGTGGGCGTCGGCGGGGTGCGCGCGCTGCCCAGCACCGACGACGTCCCGACCGCCGAGGTGAAGCGGATGTGGGTCGATCCGTCGGCCCGGGGCAGCGGACTGGGTCGGCTGCTGCTGGGCGCGCTGGAGGACCTGGCGCGCGAGCTGGGGCACCGTCGGGTGCTGCTCGACACCCACCTCACGCTCGGTGAGGCGCTGGCGCTCTACGACCGGGCCGGCTACGACCGCGTCGAGCGCTACAACGACAACCCCTACGCCCAGGCGTTCTTCGCCAAGCGCCTCGACTGA
- the orn gene encoding oligoribonuclease translates to MSDRLVWIDCEMTGLDLGADALIEVAALVTDFDLNVLGEGVDIIVKPPAEALEQMIPFVREMHEKSGLLVELEQGVSLAEAEEKVLAYIKEHCADGSRPPLAGNTVATDRAFLARDMPALESFLHYRIVDVSSIKELSRRWYPRAYFAAPEKRGNHRALADIQESIEELRYYREAVFVPAPGPDSASAKEVAQRHGGSITGLGEPS, encoded by the coding sequence ATGAGTGACCGACTGGTGTGGATCGACTGCGAGATGACCGGCCTGGACCTGGGCGCCGACGCCCTGATCGAGGTCGCCGCCCTGGTCACCGACTTCGACCTCAACGTGCTGGGCGAGGGCGTCGACATCATCGTCAAGCCGCCCGCCGAGGCGCTGGAGCAGATGATCCCCTTCGTGCGCGAGATGCACGAGAAGTCCGGCCTGCTCGTCGAGCTCGAGCAGGGCGTGAGCCTCGCCGAGGCCGAGGAGAAGGTGCTGGCCTACATCAAGGAGCACTGCGCCGACGGCAGCCGCCCGCCGCTGGCCGGCAACACCGTGGCGACCGACCGGGCCTTCCTGGCCCGCGACATGCCCGCTCTCGAGTCGTTCCTGCACTACCGCATCGTCGACGTCTCCTCCATCAAGGAGCTCTCGCGCCGCTGGTACCCGCGCGCCTACTTCGCCGCCCCTGAGAAGCGCGGCAACCACCGCGCGCTGGCCGACATCCAGGAGAGCATCGAGGAGCTGCGCTACTACCGCGAGGCGGTCTTCGTGCCCGCCCCCGGCCCCGACAGCGCGAGCGCCAAGGAGGTGGCGCAGCGCCACGGGGGCTCGATCACGGGTCTCGGCGAGCCCTCCTGA
- a CDS encoding MauE/DoxX family redox-associated membrane protein — MSTAAKEWIGLVARLLTGGVWIVAGAVKLPDPYESVAAVRAYDLLPEAVVPTVGQLLPVVEVVIGLALVLGLLTRGASVVSAVLFVAFIIGIASVWARGMTIDCGCFGGGGTDPDAASKYPWEIARDTALLAASVYLVAWPRTRWAVDNLFWAPRPGPDTSPDHAEPDHAEPSDLTHEGER, encoded by the coding sequence GTGAGCACCGCGGCCAAGGAGTGGATCGGGCTGGTGGCACGCCTGCTGACCGGCGGGGTCTGGATCGTCGCCGGCGCGGTGAAGCTGCCCGACCCCTACGAGTCGGTCGCCGCCGTGCGCGCCTACGACCTGCTGCCCGAGGCGGTCGTGCCCACCGTGGGCCAGCTGCTGCCGGTCGTCGAGGTGGTCATCGGCCTGGCCCTGGTGCTGGGCCTGCTGACCCGGGGCGCCTCGGTGGTCTCGGCGGTCCTCTTCGTCGCGTTCATCATCGGCATCGCCTCGGTGTGGGCGCGTGGCATGACCATCGACTGCGGCTGCTTCGGTGGTGGCGGCACCGACCCCGACGCGGCCTCGAAGTACCCCTGGGAGATCGCCCGCGACACCGCCCTGCTGGCGGCCTCGGTCTACCTCGTCGCCTGGCCGCGCACCCGGTGGGCCGTCGACAACCTCTTCTGGGCGCCCCGACCCGGCCCGGACACCAGCCCCGACCACGCTGAGCCCGACCACGCTGAGCCCAGCGACCTGACCCACGAGGGAGAACGATGA
- a CDS encoding DsbA family protein, whose amino-acid sequence MSKSKAKAADRAAERAARAQQARAEQERAERRRKMLSVGGVVLAMVLIIGVGFLIQRDRDTSTDVAAPAAGQGEYGVVVGPTDAPHDIVIYEDFLCPFCGALEAESSADLARLAEEGKVTVEYRPFNLLSRIGDYSQRATNAFAVVLEESGPEVAKQFHDLLFENQPSESGPFPSDADLVELAVEAGAEEDAVAEGIESGARNDWVEEATQAAQDAGVRGTPTVLLDGEPVNGGSVEEIAAALVAGVE is encoded by the coding sequence ATGAGCAAGAGCAAGGCCAAGGCAGCCGACCGCGCAGCCGAGCGCGCCGCCCGCGCCCAGCAGGCACGCGCTGAGCAGGAGCGCGCCGAGCGGCGCCGCAAGATGCTCTCGGTGGGCGGCGTGGTCCTGGCGATGGTGCTGATCATCGGGGTCGGCTTCCTCATCCAGCGCGACCGCGACACCAGCACCGACGTGGCCGCCCCCGCAGCCGGCCAGGGGGAGTACGGCGTCGTCGTCGGCCCGACCGACGCACCCCACGACATCGTGATCTACGAGGACTTCCTCTGCCCGTTCTGCGGCGCGCTCGAGGCGGAGTCGAGCGCCGACCTGGCGCGGCTCGCCGAGGAGGGCAAGGTGACCGTCGAGTACCGGCCCTTCAACCTGCTCTCCCGCATCGGCGACTACTCGCAGCGCGCAACCAACGCCTTCGCGGTCGTGCTCGAGGAGTCCGGTCCCGAGGTCGCCAAGCAGTTCCACGACCTGCTCTTCGAGAACCAGCCCTCCGAGAGCGGCCCGTTCCCCTCCGACGCCGACCTGGTGGAGCTTGCCGTCGAGGCCGGCGCCGAGGAGGACGCGGTCGCCGAGGGGATCGAGTCGGGTGCTCGCAACGACTGGGTCGAGGAGGCCACGCAGGCCGCCCAGGACGCCGGGGTGCGGGGCACCCCGACCGTGCTGCTCGACGGCGAGCCCGTCAACGGCGGGTCCGTCGAGGAGATCGCGGCCGCCCTGGTCGCGGGTGTGGAGTGA
- a CDS encoding adenosine deaminase: MSALEAFVAGLPKAELHVHHVGSASPQIVSELATRHPGVVPADLDELRRFFEFRDFAHFIDVYLAVVDLVRTPEDVRYLTYEVAREMATTQQVRYAELTCTPYTSVRPHESGVGMAVEAYTEALEDARVAAERDFGLVLRWIYDIPGEAGLPAAEKTLEYALEHRTDALVGFGLGGPEIGVPRPQFQPYFDAARAAGLRSVPHAGETTGPQTVWDALHLLGAERIGHGTSAAQDPELLAHLARTGVPLEVCPSSNIATRAVATLDEHPIRAFRDAGVTVTVHSDDPPMFGTTLNNEYVIAADLLDLDEEGLRDLARASVHASFAPADVARRLLDEIDGYTG; encoded by the coding sequence GTGAGCGCGCTCGAGGCGTTCGTCGCCGGTCTGCCCAAGGCCGAGCTGCACGTGCACCACGTCGGCTCGGCCTCCCCGCAGATCGTCTCCGAGCTCGCGACCCGCCACCCGGGCGTGGTGCCCGCCGACCTCGACGAGCTCCGGCGCTTCTTCGAGTTCCGCGACTTCGCGCACTTCATCGACGTCTACCTCGCCGTGGTCGACCTGGTGCGCACCCCCGAGGACGTGCGCTACCTGACCTACGAGGTGGCGCGGGAGATGGCCACCACCCAGCAGGTCCGCTACGCCGAGCTCACCTGCACGCCGTACACCTCGGTGCGCCCGCACGAGAGCGGCGTGGGGATGGCGGTCGAGGCCTACACCGAGGCGCTCGAGGACGCCCGGGTCGCCGCCGAGCGCGACTTCGGCCTGGTGCTGCGCTGGATCTACGACATCCCCGGCGAGGCCGGGCTGCCGGCCGCGGAGAAGACCCTCGAGTACGCGCTCGAGCACCGCACCGACGCCCTGGTCGGCTTCGGGCTCGGCGGCCCCGAGATCGGCGTGCCGCGCCCGCAGTTCCAGCCCTACTTCGACGCCGCCCGGGCCGCCGGCCTGCGCAGCGTCCCGCACGCGGGGGAGACGACCGGCCCGCAGACGGTGTGGGACGCGCTGCACCTGCTGGGTGCCGAGCGCATCGGGCACGGCACCTCGGCGGCCCAGGACCCCGAGCTGCTGGCCCACCTGGCGCGGACCGGGGTGCCGCTGGAGGTCTGCCCCTCCTCCAACATCGCGACCCGGGCGGTGGCCACGCTCGACGAGCACCCGATCCGCGCCTTCCGCGACGCCGGGGTCACGGTGACCGTGCACTCCGACGACCCGCCGATGTTCGGCACCACCCTCAACAACGAGTACGTGATCGCCGCCGACCTGCTCGACCTTGACGAGGAGGGGCTGCGCGACCTGGCCCGCGCCTCGGTGCACGCCTCCTTCGCGCCCGCCGACGTCGCCCGGCGGCTGCTCGACGAGATCGACGGCTACACCGGCTGA
- a CDS encoding PIG-L deacetylase family protein, with the protein MSKTWQQHPAWGQVPPLELDGGPDGVNRLVVVSAHPDDESLGVGGLIATAHRAGLDVYVVLLTAGEASHPPGREMTRHALATERLAEMEAAVALLAPGTPVVFLGAPDGGAADVEDQMVVALRDIVGDGERTLLVAPWRHDGHPDHEAAGRAAAEVALLSGARLVEYPLLMWRLSGPEEAPWEQMVRLDLDPEVLETKLAAIRAHASQLRALSPGDPPALSGPMLAHFTVAVEHLVVSAAAPEGPSDGADEALRQPV; encoded by the coding sequence TTGTCGAAGACGTGGCAGCAGCATCCGGCGTGGGGGCAGGTCCCGCCCCTGGAGCTCGACGGCGGCCCCGACGGCGTGAACCGGCTGGTCGTCGTCTCGGCGCACCCCGACGACGAGAGCCTGGGTGTCGGCGGCCTGATCGCCACCGCGCACCGCGCCGGCCTCGACGTGTACGTCGTGCTGCTCACCGCCGGCGAGGCCTCGCACCCGCCCGGCCGGGAGATGACGCGCCACGCGCTGGCCACCGAGCGGCTGGCCGAGATGGAGGCGGCGGTCGCCCTGCTCGCCCCCGGCACCCCCGTGGTGTTCCTGGGCGCCCCCGACGGCGGCGCGGCCGACGTCGAGGACCAGATGGTCGTCGCGCTGCGCGACATCGTCGGTGACGGCGAGCGCACGCTGCTGGTCGCCCCCTGGCGCCACGACGGGCACCCCGACCACGAGGCGGCCGGCCGCGCCGCGGCGGAGGTGGCCCTGCTCAGCGGCGCGCGCCTGGTGGAGTACCCCCTGCTGATGTGGCGCCTCAGCGGGCCCGAGGAGGCCCCCTGGGAGCAGATGGTGCGCCTCGACCTCGACCCCGAGGTGCTCGAGACCAAGCTGGCCGCCATCCGGGCCCACGCCAGCCAGCTGCGCGCCCTCTCCCCCGGTGACCCGCCCGCGCTCTCGGGGCCGATGCTGGCGCACTTCACCGTCGCGGTGGAGCACCTCGTGGTCAGCGCCGCCGCCCCGGAAGGACCGAGCGACGGCGCCGACGAGGCCCTGCGTCAGCCGGTGTAG